The DNA region GGGTTTGGGTCGATCGGCGTATCGCCACCCACGGTCATGGCCAGGTGCGGGCGGTGCCACACGCCCTTGCTTGCCAGCAGGCTGGTGGCCTGGGCCAGCTGCAGGGGGGTGACCTGCATGTAACCCTGGCCAATGCCAAGGATCAGCGTCTCGCCCGGGAACCAGGCCTGGCGTCGTGTGGCGCGCTTCCACTCGGCCGAGGGCATCAGCCCGGAGGCTTCCTCGAACATGTCCAGCGACACCTTCTGGCCCAGGCCGAACTCGGCCAT from Desulfopila inferna includes:
- a CDS encoding penicillin-binding transpeptidase domain-containing protein; this encodes PNYDHKYRNWNRSGDGWVDMYTAIMRSNDTYFYDLAHKLGIDRLHDYMAEFGLGQKVSLDMFEEASGLMPSAEWKRATRRQAWFPGETLILGIGQGYMQVTPLQLAQATSLLASKGVWHRPHLAMTVGGDTPIDPNP